Proteins from one Dysgonomonas sp. HDW5A genomic window:
- a CDS encoding DUF3836 domain-containing protein, which translates to MKANVFTSVIVALFLFAINSSVVKADSDAVLYHNVEKTENVVSTTYFKGDVQNNNLVPFKKKVNTLNEQGAFVSKVTYIWNESNKSWTPSNKMVYTYDGAKVMSVSRSDWNEKTKKWNEPEKASYSYNEDGTCIQ; encoded by the coding sequence ATGAAAGCAAATGTTTTTACTTCAGTTATTGTTGCTCTGTTTTTATTTGCAATTAATTCTAGCGTGGTAAAAGCAGATTCAGATGCAGTATTGTATCATAATGTTGAAAAGACAGAAAATGTAGTTTCTACTACTTATTTTAAAGGAGATGTTCAAAATAACAATCTTGTACCTTTCAAAAAGAAAGTAAACACATTGAATGAACAAGGCGCATTTGTGTCTAAAGTTACTTATATATGGAATGAATCAAATAAAAGCTGGACACCTTCTAATAAGATGGTTTATACATATGATGGAGCCAAGGTGATGAGTGTATCTCGTTCTGATTGGAATGAAAAGACTAAGAAATGGAACGAACCAGAGAAAGCTTCTTATAGTTATAATGAAGACGGCACATGTATACAATAA
- a CDS encoding ATP-dependent DNA helicase RecQ, producing the protein MNIFHKILREYWGYSEFRPLQEDIIKSVFSGKDTLGLMPTGGGKSITFQVPALAMDGICLVITPLIALMKDQVDNLKEKGIKALSIYSGMSHNEIMITLDNAILGDYKFLYISPERLGTQLFLTKIRSMNVCLLAIDESHCISQWGYDFRPSYMNIADIRKELPNVPVLALTATATPEVTDDIQNILGFKEKNVFRKSFERKNLSYIVRESDNKTESLIKILSKIKGSAIVYVRSRLRTKEIATELIQQGLSADFYHAGLSSDDKTRKQNAWKNNECRIIVSTNAFGMGIDKPDVRVVVHIDLPNSIEEYYQEAGRAGRDEQKAYAAILYSKTDSTKLKKRIDDEFPEREFVIRVYESLAYFFQIAEGFGLNSVYDFSLHQFCSIYKYPLIPTHNALKIIELAGYIEYTDETDNQSRVIFSIYRDELYKYEFSPEYEHLINVVLRLYTGIFADYVTINEGTIALHLKKSRTEVYQMLKILAKKRIIEYIPFKKTPFIIYKQPRVSIKYLVISQTVYEVRKKRFEKRIKGITEYAERNDICRSRMLLSYFGEGKSKDCGQCDVCLAKSDTGLNNYKFNDISEKIGQLITYKNYSIDDIINEISEYKEEDIINTIRFHLDNETYFFEDDYLKHSKKKE; encoded by the coding sequence TTGAATATTTTTCATAAAATACTACGTGAATACTGGGGATATTCTGAATTCAGACCTTTACAGGAAGATATCATCAAAAGTGTCTTTTCAGGAAAAGACACTTTAGGTCTTATGCCTACAGGAGGAGGAAAGTCTATTACTTTTCAGGTTCCTGCTTTGGCTATGGATGGTATTTGCCTTGTTATTACCCCCCTTATTGCCCTAATGAAAGATCAGGTAGATAACCTGAAAGAAAAAGGCATAAAAGCATTATCTATATATTCAGGGATGTCTCACAATGAGATAATGATAACATTGGATAATGCGATCTTGGGTGATTACAAATTTCTTTATATATCACCTGAACGATTAGGTACACAGCTATTCCTTACTAAAATTCGGAGTATGAATGTGTGTCTTTTGGCTATTGACGAATCTCACTGTATCTCACAATGGGGATATGACTTCCGCCCGTCATATATGAATATTGCAGATATACGAAAGGAGCTCCCAAATGTTCCTGTCTTGGCACTTACAGCTACTGCAACGCCCGAAGTCACCGATGACATTCAAAACATTCTGGGATTCAAAGAAAAGAATGTTTTCAGAAAAAGCTTCGAACGAAAAAATCTATCCTATATAGTTCGTGAAAGTGATAATAAAACCGAATCACTCATAAAAATTCTATCTAAAATCAAGGGAAGTGCTATCGTATATGTGCGTAGTCGATTACGGACAAAAGAAATAGCTACAGAACTAATACAACAAGGGCTTTCTGCCGATTTCTACCATGCCGGATTGAGTAGCGATGATAAAACTCGTAAACAAAATGCCTGGAAGAATAACGAATGCCGGATTATAGTTTCGACTAATGCTTTCGGTATGGGAATTGACAAACCCGATGTTCGTGTTGTAGTGCATATAGACTTACCCAATTCTATCGAAGAATATTATCAAGAAGCAGGACGTGCAGGCAGAGACGAACAAAAGGCTTATGCTGCTATACTATATTCTAAAACAGACAGCACAAAACTTAAGAAACGTATTGATGATGAATTTCCTGAACGTGAATTTGTAATACGTGTATATGAATCTCTTGCATATTTTTTTCAAATAGCCGAAGGGTTTGGTCTTAACTCAGTCTACGACTTCAGTTTACATCAATTCTGTTCCATTTATAAGTACCCTCTTATCCCGACCCATAATGCTCTAAAGATAATAGAGTTGGCCGGATATATCGAATACACAGATGAAACCGATAATCAATCGAGAGTAATCTTCTCTATCTATCGGGATGAACTATATAAATATGAGTTTTCTCCGGAATACGAGCATCTTATAAATGTAGTATTGAGATTATATACCGGTATATTCGCTGACTATGTAACTATAAATGAAGGAACAATTGCATTACATCTCAAAAAGAGCAGAACAGAAGTCTATCAGATGCTTAAAATATTGGCTAAAAAGCGAATAATAGAATATATACCTTTTAAAAAGACTCCTTTTATAATTTATAAACAACCCAGAGTTTCCATAAAATATCTGGTAATTTCTCAAACTGTATATGAAGTAAGGAAAAAGAGATTCGAGAAACGAATTAAAGGAATTACCGAATATGCCGAACGCAATGACATTTGTCGCAGTAGAATGCTGTTGAGCTATTTTGGAGAGGGTAAGAGTAAAGATTGCGGACAGTGTGACGTATGCCTTGCTAAATCTGATACAGGCCTCAATAATTACAAATTTAATGATATATCAGAAAAAATAGGACAATTAATAACTTACAAGAATTACTCTATCGATGATATAATTAATGAAATATCAGAGTATAAAGAAGAAGATATAATCAATACAATACGATTCCATCTCGACAATGAGACCTATTTTTTTGAAGACGATTACCTAAAGCACAGCAAAAAGAAAGAGTAG
- a CDS encoding MBL fold metallo-hydrolase, translating into MRDLIMLLGAVAIFSCATACNSGKKVEDTSNVSENNTNMEETQSQPQSLPSDSYLTKMGELNVTVVGHASLIFTINGKVIHVDPYSKVADYSKLPKADLILLTHEHSDHFDINAIEQIKKANTRFIVSKVCADSLTYGEVLNNGDKTVFEGIDIQAVPAYNIVSKNSDGEFYHPKGRGNGYVLTFGSEKVYVAGDTENIPEMKQLKDIYIAFLPKNTPYTMTDEMFVDAVQKVSPIYLYPYHFSDFNDKKILKALEKENNKAKVLVRSMSNL; encoded by the coding sequence ATGAGAGATTTGATCATGCTTCTCGGTGCAGTAGCAATATTTTCTTGCGCAACTGCATGTAATAGCGGAAAAAAAGTAGAAGATACAAGTAATGTTTCTGAAAATAATACAAATATGGAAGAAACTCAGTCTCAACCCCAATCACTCCCATCGGACAGCTACCTCACCAAAATGGGAGAGCTTAACGTTACCGTAGTAGGACACGCATCTCTGATCTTTACAATTAATGGAAAAGTCATACATGTAGACCCATACTCGAAGGTTGCCGATTATTCGAAACTACCTAAGGCTGATTTAATATTACTTACCCATGAGCATTCTGATCACTTCGATATAAATGCTATTGAGCAAATAAAAAAAGCGAATACTCGTTTTATCGTTTCTAAGGTATGTGCCGATTCTCTAACTTACGGAGAAGTTCTAAACAATGGAGATAAAACGGTTTTTGAAGGAATCGATATTCAGGCTGTTCCTGCATACAATATTGTCAGCAAAAACTCCGATGGTGAATTTTATCATCCTAAAGGCAGAGGTAATGGTTATGTACTTACTTTTGGCAGCGAAAAAGTGTATGTAGCAGGTGATACCGAAAATATTCCCGAAATGAAACAATTAAAGGATATTTATATAGCTTTCTTACCCAAGAACACGCCTTATACTATGACAGATGAAATGTTTGTAGATGCTGTACAAAAAGTATCTCCAATCTATCTTTATCCTTACCACTTTTCGGATTTTAACGATAAGAAAATCTTAAAAGCCTTAGAAAAAGAAAATAATAAAGCCAAAGTATTAGTGCGTTCAATGTCGAACCTCTAA